In a single window of the Terriglobus roseus genome:
- a CDS encoding RidA family protein produces MTKHVTRAALALLLAAPFAVHAQANKAIDFNPQMPFSDAVVAGKTLYVAGQQGPATSGPTKGKLDGLAIEEQTANTIAAIQRLVEKAGFKMSDLVNVTVYITDLNDVPRMNEVYKKLMPNPKPARATVKVAGLIGDAKIEISAIAVKQ; encoded by the coding sequence ATGACCAAACACGTCACCCGCGCCGCTCTCGCCCTTCTGCTCGCTGCCCCTTTTGCTGTACACGCCCAGGCGAACAAGGCCATCGACTTCAACCCGCAGATGCCCTTCTCGGACGCTGTTGTCGCCGGCAAGACGCTTTACGTCGCCGGCCAGCAGGGCCCGGCTACCAGCGGCCCCACGAAGGGCAAGCTGGACGGTCTTGCCATTGAGGAGCAGACTGCCAACACTATTGCTGCCATCCAGCGGCTTGTTGAGAAGGCCGGCTTCAAGATGAGCGACCTGGTCAACGTCACCGTCTACATCACGGACCTGAACGACGTCCCCCGCATGAATGAGGTCTACAAGAAGCTGATGCCCAACCCCAAGCCTGCGCGGGCTACCGTGAAGGTTGCGGGCCTCATCGGCGACGCGAAGATTGAGATCTCGGCCATTGCCGTGAAGCAGTAG
- a CDS encoding rhamnogalacturonidase, whose product MKEFRREFLRRAGLTAAGGAVTLAQPALAQSPARKAAVATAAHEAYFNVRTYGATGDGVTIDSPAVNRAIQAAANAGGGTVVFPAGVYACFSIRLKSNVALFLQQGATILAAPIARDGVATGGYDAAEPQNPAIEPYQDYGHNHWHNSLLWGENLHDIGIFGPGLIWGKNLSRGHDDDAELPLSGKPGVANKAIALKNCRNVILSDFSMLQAGWFGILATGVDNLTIDNVKIDTNRDGIDVDCCRNVRISNCTVNSPWDDGICPKSSFALGYARPTENVTVTGCFVTGGYQLGSVLDGTWKRHVNPVRFFGHGRIKCGTESNGGFLNITISNCIFEHCRGFALETADGARLEDVTFSNITMRGVRGAPLFLRLQSRMRGPKEIPVGTLKRVLMSNITSHDADPMPSIFAGIPGHALEDIQLSDSYFHAAALSSVGSSAVVKMDAADKGFASSGFGQAGPAALGPDGLPQELPQGYPEPNMFGDVPASGLYARHVRGLQVSNVEFATAAPDPITDAAPKPRPALLVVDCDTVDLFRLRLPHRVRTNQFRLHNVRDFRLFGCQFYGDQQIESVDDHLV is encoded by the coding sequence GTGAAGGAGTTTCGTCGCGAGTTTCTACGCAGAGCCGGACTCACCGCAGCCGGGGGCGCGGTCACACTGGCGCAGCCAGCGCTGGCACAGTCACCGGCGCGCAAGGCTGCAGTCGCAACCGCAGCGCACGAGGCGTACTTCAACGTCCGCACATACGGCGCAACGGGCGATGGTGTCACCATCGACTCGCCTGCGGTCAACCGAGCGATCCAGGCGGCAGCGAACGCTGGCGGCGGAACCGTCGTCTTCCCGGCTGGCGTCTACGCGTGCTTCTCCATTCGCCTCAAGAGCAACGTGGCGCTCTTTCTGCAGCAGGGCGCGACGATCCTCGCCGCTCCCATCGCTCGAGACGGCGTCGCGACGGGCGGTTACGACGCTGCCGAGCCGCAGAATCCCGCGATCGAGCCTTATCAGGACTACGGTCACAATCATTGGCACAACTCGCTGCTGTGGGGCGAGAACCTGCATGACATCGGCATCTTCGGCCCCGGATTGATCTGGGGCAAGAACCTCAGCCGTGGCCACGACGACGACGCTGAACTTCCGCTCAGCGGCAAGCCCGGCGTCGCCAACAAGGCGATCGCGCTCAAGAACTGTCGCAATGTCATCCTCAGCGACTTCTCCATGCTGCAGGCCGGGTGGTTCGGCATCCTGGCGACCGGCGTCGACAACCTGACCATCGACAACGTCAAGATCGACACCAATCGCGACGGCATCGATGTGGACTGCTGCCGCAACGTGCGCATCAGCAACTGCACGGTGAACTCGCCGTGGGACGACGGCATCTGCCCGAAGAGCAGCTTCGCGCTGGGCTACGCGCGGCCCACCGAGAACGTCACCGTCACAGGCTGCTTCGTTACCGGCGGCTACCAGCTTGGCTCCGTGCTGGACGGCACGTGGAAGCGGCACGTCAATCCGGTGCGGTTCTTCGGGCACGGCCGCATCAAGTGCGGTACCGAGTCGAACGGCGGCTTCCTCAACATCACCATCAGCAACTGCATCTTCGAGCACTGTCGCGGCTTCGCGCTGGAGACGGCCGATGGCGCTCGGCTGGAAGACGTTACCTTCAGCAACATCACCATGCGTGGCGTGCGCGGCGCGCCGCTCTTCCTGCGGCTGCAGTCGCGCATGCGCGGGCCGAAGGAGATTCCTGTCGGAACGCTCAAGCGCGTGCTGATGAGCAACATTACGAGCCACGATGCGGACCCGATGCCGAGCATCTTCGCCGGCATTCCTGGGCACGCGCTGGAAGACATCCAGCTCAGCGACAGCTACTTCCACGCGGCTGCGCTCAGCAGCGTGGGCTCGTCCGCCGTGGTGAAGATGGACGCGGCCGACAAGGGCTTCGCATCCAGCGGCTTCGGACAGGCCGGCCCGGCGGCACTCGGTCCGGACGGCCTGCCGCAGGAGCTGCCGCAGGGCTATCCGGAGCCCAACATGTTCGGCGACGTGCCAGCGAGCGGGCTCTACGCTCGCCACGTTCGCGGACTGCAAGTCAGCAACGTGGAGTTCGCAACCGCCGCGCCGGACCCAATCACCGACGCAGCACCGAAGCCTCGACCGGCCTTGCTGGTGGTCGATTGCGACACCGTCGATCTCTTCCGGCTGCGGCTGCCACACCGAGTCCGCACCAACCAGTTCCGTCTGCACAACGTCCGCGACTTCCGTCTCTTCGGCTGCCAGTTCTACGGCGACCAGCAGATCGAGAGCGTTGACGACCACCTCGTCTAG
- the sthA gene encoding Si-specific NAD(P)(+) transhydrogenase, with protein MSSAPTGNVYDLIVIGSGPAGQRAAIYGAKLGKRVALIEMREVVGGACINTGTIPSKTMREAVLHLSGYNYRSIYGMNYRVKERITMADLAFRVQHVIKTEIDVTEAQLSRNNIDMFTGTASFVDPTHLKVTNSRGDNVYESKNIIIATGTKPAASDKVPINGTTIINSDLVLDLKQLPKTMIIVGGGVIGVEYTCMFAALGVRCTLIERRPRLLEFADQEIVEALSYHLRDSRVTMRLNEEVESVVENEDGTVTALLESKKKVQGDALLYAVGRQGNVDELQLGNIGVESDSRGRIPVDKDYRTKCPSVFAVGDVIGFPSLASVSMEQGRISAARAFGDESILSNPSFYPYGIWTIPEISFLGKTEEQLTEEDVPYEVGVAYYREIARGQIRGDTTGRLKLIFHRENKSILGVHIIGEGASELLHIGQAVMALGGNIDYFVETVFNYPTLAECYKVAAFNGLNRLRRGD; from the coding sequence ATGAGCAGTGCACCAACGGGCAATGTGTACGACCTGATCGTCATCGGTTCCGGACCCGCGGGACAACGCGCCGCTATCTATGGTGCGAAGTTGGGCAAACGAGTAGCGCTGATCGAGATGCGCGAAGTCGTCGGCGGTGCCTGTATCAACACCGGCACGATCCCTTCCAAGACCATGCGTGAAGCCGTTCTTCACCTGAGCGGCTACAACTACCGCTCGATCTACGGCATGAACTATCGCGTGAAAGAGCGCATCACGATGGCGGATCTCGCCTTCCGTGTGCAGCATGTCATCAAGACCGAGATTGACGTCACCGAAGCGCAACTGTCCCGCAACAATATCGACATGTTCACGGGCACCGCATCGTTCGTCGACCCGACACACCTGAAGGTGACGAACTCGCGCGGCGACAACGTCTACGAGTCGAAGAACATCATCATTGCCACCGGCACCAAGCCGGCAGCCAGCGACAAGGTGCCCATCAATGGCACCACCATCATCAACAGCGATCTTGTGCTGGATCTGAAGCAGCTGCCCAAGACGATGATCATCGTCGGTGGCGGCGTCATCGGCGTCGAGTACACCTGTATGTTTGCGGCACTCGGCGTTCGCTGCACGCTCATTGAGCGCCGTCCGCGCCTGCTGGAGTTTGCGGATCAGGAGATCGTCGAAGCGCTCAGCTATCACCTGCGCGACAGCCGCGTCACCATGCGCCTCAACGAAGAGGTGGAGTCCGTCGTCGAGAACGAAGACGGCACTGTGACCGCGCTGCTTGAGAGCAAAAAGAAGGTCCAGGGCGACGCGCTGCTGTACGCCGTCGGTCGCCAGGGCAACGTGGATGAGCTGCAGCTCGGCAACATTGGCGTGGAATCCGACAGCCGCGGTCGCATCCCCGTCGACAAGGATTACCGGACGAAGTGTCCCTCGGTCTTCGCCGTCGGCGACGTCATCGGCTTCCCGTCGCTTGCCTCGGTATCGATGGAGCAGGGCCGCATCTCAGCCGCTCGCGCTTTCGGTGACGAGAGCATCCTGTCGAACCCGAGCTTCTACCCGTACGGTATCTGGACGATTCCGGAGATCAGCTTCCTCGGCAAGACCGAAGAGCAGCTCACAGAGGAAGACGTGCCCTACGAAGTGGGCGTGGCCTACTACCGCGAGATCGCCCGCGGCCAGATCCGTGGCGACACGACGGGTCGTCTGAAGCTCATCTTCCATCGTGAGAACAAGTCGATCCTCGGCGTGCACATCATCGGCGAAGGGGCCAGCGAGCTGCTGCACATCGGCCAGGCTGTCATGGCGCTCGGCGGCAATATCGACTACTTCGTCGAGACCGTCTTCAACTACCCGACACTCGCCGAGTGCTACAAAGTAGCCGCCTTCAACGGCCTGAACCGCCTCCGTCGCGGCGACTGA
- a CDS encoding class I SAM-dependent rRNA methyltransferase, whose amino-acid sequence MDREPKLLEADEVGPAAVVNHKAADKLRAGHLWVYRTDVEELIPALGAVAMPAGGLITLMDARRIPFGSAIYSEASLIAARKVSAEPKIHRGEYLEDVVTRVRAALALRTPMLADGSTDAVRLIFSEADDLPGIVADRYRNLVILQLLTQGTAQDDMREVLARELAVDGVDVIIERPDPRIRELEKLPAPSTEPLFVREGHAGPPKTEFTLNGLKLGFDANAGQKTGAFLDQRMNYAAAASYAHGEALDICTYQGGFALHMARVCTHVTGVDASRSALETAEANLERNRAQINAQVEWIEADAFELLRAYDTEKRQFDTIVLDPPAFAKTKRAAEGAMRGYKEMNLRALRMLRPGGTLITCSCSHHVSREEFTATVAEAAADAGQHVRMLETRGAALDHPEVLTLPETAYLKCLILRVD is encoded by the coding sequence GTGGATCGTGAGCCGAAGCTGCTGGAGGCCGATGAGGTTGGACCTGCTGCCGTCGTCAATCACAAGGCTGCGGACAAGCTGCGGGCCGGGCACCTTTGGGTGTATCGGACGGATGTTGAGGAGCTGATCCCCGCTCTGGGTGCGGTCGCGATGCCTGCGGGCGGGTTGATCACGCTGATGGATGCGCGGCGGATTCCGTTTGGGTCGGCGATCTATAGCGAGGCTTCGCTGATCGCGGCGCGCAAGGTTTCGGCCGAGCCGAAGATCCATCGTGGCGAGTACCTCGAAGATGTTGTGACACGGGTGCGTGCGGCGCTGGCGCTGCGTACGCCGATGCTGGCCGACGGATCGACTGACGCTGTGCGGCTGATCTTCTCTGAGGCGGATGACCTGCCGGGCATTGTGGCCGATCGCTATCGGAACCTGGTGATTCTGCAGTTGCTGACACAGGGCACGGCGCAGGACGACATGCGCGAGGTGCTGGCGCGTGAGCTTGCCGTGGACGGTGTCGATGTCATCATCGAGCGGCCCGATCCGCGGATTCGTGAGTTGGAGAAGCTGCCGGCGCCGTCGACGGAGCCTCTATTTGTTCGGGAAGGACACGCCGGACCGCCGAAGACGGAGTTCACACTGAACGGTCTGAAGCTGGGCTTCGATGCGAATGCCGGTCAGAAGACGGGCGCGTTTCTGGATCAGCGGATGAACTACGCGGCGGCTGCGTCGTATGCGCATGGCGAGGCGCTGGATATTTGTACGTACCAGGGTGGATTTGCGCTGCATATGGCGCGTGTCTGCACGCATGTGACGGGTGTGGATGCGAGCCGCAGCGCGCTGGAGACGGCGGAGGCGAATCTGGAGCGCAATCGCGCGCAGATCAATGCCCAGGTCGAGTGGATCGAGGCCGATGCCTTCGAATTGCTGCGCGCGTATGACACGGAGAAGCGGCAGTTCGACACCATCGTGCTGGATCCGCCGGCGTTTGCGAAGACAAAGCGTGCGGCCGAGGGCGCGATGCGCGGCTATAAGGAGATGAATCTGCGCGCGCTGCGGATGCTGCGTCCCGGCGGCACGTTGATCACCTGCTCCTGCAGCCACCACGTGTCACGCGAGGAGTTTACGGCGACGGTTGCCGAGGCCGCTGCGGATGCCGGCCAGCATGTGCGGATGTTGGAGACACGTGGCGCTGCACTGGATCATCCTGAGGTGCTGACGCTGCCGGAGACGGCCTATCTGAAGTGCCTGATTCTGCGCGTGGACTAG
- a CDS encoding HNH endonuclease, with protein MKLTNIASLDPAIYLTGRKGLTGASKADSDMWFEMTDDWERFWLVAKQASDRVSENSPDVQTIVEPSEGEISYEGQTREAMARIRVGQPLFRESVLSAYDYKCCISGTHLRGLLVASHIIPWKADTKNRLNPRNGLCLSAIHDRAFDAGLITLAKDFTLLLSRALVRNDNAFLRSAFTQYEGQAISLPDKFPPDAEFLSYHRKEIFLQ; from the coding sequence ATGAAGCTGACAAACATCGCCAGTTTGGACCCAGCCATCTACCTTACTGGCCGTAAAGGGCTAACCGGCGCTTCCAAGGCTGATTCAGACATGTGGTTTGAGATGACAGACGACTGGGAGCGGTTCTGGTTGGTAGCAAAGCAGGCCTCAGATAGGGTTTCGGAGAATTCTCCTGATGTTCAAACCATAGTCGAACCGTCAGAGGGCGAAATCAGCTACGAAGGACAAACGAGGGAGGCGATGGCTCGCATACGAGTTGGACAGCCGCTGTTTCGGGAAAGCGTTCTGTCTGCCTATGACTACAAATGCTGTATCAGTGGAACGCATCTACGTGGACTGCTGGTAGCTAGTCACATCATTCCTTGGAAAGCTGACACTAAGAATAGGCTTAACCCTCGTAACGGACTTTGTCTTTCGGCGATTCATGATCGGGCTTTCGACGCTGGCCTTATCACTTTGGCGAAAGACTTCACTCTCTTGCTTTCAAGAGCGCTCGTTCGTAATGACAATGCATTCTTGAGATCTGCCTTTACGCAGTATGAAGGACAGGCGATTTCGCTCCCCGATAAGTTTCCACCCGACGCAGAATTCTTGAGCTACCACCGGAAGGAGATCTTTCTGCAATGA
- a CDS encoding cation diffusion facilitator family transporter, which produces MAHDHDHSGHGHVHGPTSGKRMWISLVVTLLFCAGEAIAGLISHSLALLSDAGHNVSDAVALGLAAYAVAAIKKPAAGRHTYGYIRISTLTALFNSSTLVVIAIWIAIEAVGRFRHPEAITGNLMIGVACISVLMNTVIALALAGDAKHSLNSRAAFIHMAGDALSAVAVVLAGVIVHYTGWLYADPIVSLMIAVFIFWSAIGIVRDASDVLMEKAPKGLDVEEMAARIGGIDPVCGVHDVHVWTVGEGRNLLSCHVALPAEYTLLETTAVVAKIDRMLHDDFGIEHATIQPEENGLCKMAHAPTVFCTMEAHAHAGHSH; this is translated from the coding sequence ATGGCGCACGATCACGATCACAGCGGGCATGGACATGTGCATGGGCCCACCAGCGGTAAACGCATGTGGATCTCGCTCGTCGTCACGCTTCTGTTCTGTGCGGGTGAGGCGATCGCCGGTCTGATTTCTCACTCGCTTGCGCTGCTCTCGGACGCGGGCCACAACGTGAGCGATGCCGTCGCGCTCGGCCTTGCTGCGTATGCCGTCGCGGCCATCAAGAAGCCTGCTGCGGGGCGACACACTTACGGCTACATCCGCATCTCCACACTGACCGCCCTCTTCAACTCCAGCACCCTCGTCGTCATCGCGATCTGGATCGCCATTGAGGCCGTCGGGCGCTTCCGCCATCCGGAAGCCATCACGGGCAACCTGATGATCGGCGTCGCCTGTATCTCCGTGCTCATGAATACGGTCATCGCACTTGCTCTCGCGGGCGATGCAAAGCACAGCCTGAACAGCCGCGCCGCGTTCATCCACATGGCAGGCGATGCACTCTCTGCCGTCGCTGTCGTCCTCGCCGGCGTTATTGTGCATTACACCGGATGGCTCTACGCCGATCCGATTGTCTCGCTGATGATCGCTGTCTTCATCTTCTGGTCGGCGATTGGGATCGTCCGCGATGCCAGCGACGTCCTGATGGAAAAGGCTCCCAAGGGTCTGGATGTCGAAGAGATGGCCGCACGCATTGGTGGCATCGATCCCGTCTGCGGCGTGCACGACGTTCATGTGTGGACCGTGGGCGAAGGCCGCAATCTTCTGAGCTGCCACGTCGCTCTGCCTGCCGAATACACACTGCTGGAGACCACAGCGGTCGTGGCAAAGATCGACAGAATGCTGCACGACGACTTCGGCATCGAGCACGCCACCATCCAGCCGGAAGAGAACGGCCTGTGCAAGATGGCCCACGCACCCACCGTCTTCTGCACCATGGAAGCCCACGCGCACGCCGGTCACTCGCACTAG
- the lepA gene encoding translation elongation factor 4 produces the protein MDPKYIRNFAIIAHIDHGKSTLSDRLLELTGSLTQREMQAQVLDAMDLERERGITIKAHSVRMMYQASDGITYQLNLIDTPGHVDFSYEVSRSLASCEGALLVVDATQGVEAQTLANAYLAISNGLEILPIINKIDLPSADIQRTKEMIETTVGLPADDAICVSAKTGLNVADILEAVVTLLPPPQGDATKPLQALIFDSWFDPYKGVIVLARVINGVLRTGQRIKLMSNGKVFDVESMGVLTPKAVEIKELSAGEVGFFVATIKDVADTKVGDTITDPAEPATEMLPGFEDIKSMVFAGLYTIESHEHGALREALGKLKLNDASFSFEPESSVALGFGFRCGFLGLLHMEIIQERLEREFGLDLITTAPGVRYKIHLTGGAMVEVENPSRWPDPTTIESIEEPVIIAKILTNEEYVGNILKLVEEKRGKQQNMEYVSANRVMITYELPLNEIVLDFYDRLKSVSRGYASLDYHLSGMWTSPMVKMDILVGGEPVDALSVIVHRDFAYERGKALVHKMKELIPRQMFEVAIQAAIGAKIVARETVSAIRKDVIAKCYGGDISRKKKLLNKQKEGKKRMKRIGQVDIPQEAFLAVLKIGE, from the coding sequence ATGGACCCCAAATACATCCGTAATTTCGCGATCATCGCGCACATTGACCACGGCAAAAGCACCCTCAGCGACCGCCTGCTCGAGCTCACCGGCTCGCTGACCCAGCGTGAGATGCAGGCCCAGGTCCTCGACGCCATGGACCTCGAACGCGAGCGTGGCATCACCATCAAGGCCCACTCCGTCCGCATGATGTACCAGGCCTCCGACGGCATCACCTACCAGCTCAACCTCATCGACACGCCCGGCCACGTCGACTTCTCCTACGAAGTCTCGCGCTCGCTCGCCTCGTGCGAGGGTGCACTGCTGGTGGTTGACGCCACCCAGGGCGTTGAAGCGCAGACACTGGCCAACGCCTATCTCGCCATCTCCAACGGCCTTGAGATACTGCCCATCATCAACAAGATCGACCTCCCCAGCGCCGACATCCAGCGCACCAAGGAGATGATCGAAACCACCGTGGGCCTGCCTGCAGACGATGCCATCTGCGTCAGCGCAAAGACCGGCCTCAACGTCGCCGACATCCTCGAGGCCGTCGTCACCCTCCTGCCACCACCGCAGGGCGACGCCACCAAGCCGCTCCAGGCACTCATCTTCGACAGCTGGTTCGACCCCTACAAGGGCGTCATCGTGCTCGCCCGCGTCATCAACGGCGTTCTCCGCACCGGCCAGCGCATCAAGCTCATGAGCAACGGCAAGGTCTTCGACGTCGAATCCATGGGCGTCCTCACGCCCAAGGCCGTCGAGATCAAAGAGCTCTCCGCAGGCGAAGTCGGCTTCTTCGTCGCGACCATCAAAGACGTCGCAGACACCAAGGTCGGCGACACCATCACCGACCCCGCCGAGCCCGCCACCGAAATGCTCCCCGGCTTTGAAGACATCAAGTCCATGGTCTTCGCCGGCCTCTACACCATCGAATCGCACGAGCACGGGGCGTTACGCGAGGCGCTAGGAAAACTCAAGCTCAACGACGCCAGCTTCTCCTTCGAACCGGAGTCGTCCGTAGCCCTTGGTTTCGGCTTCCGCTGCGGCTTCCTCGGCCTGCTCCACATGGAGATCATCCAGGAGCGCCTCGAGCGCGAGTTCGGCCTTGACCTCATCACCACCGCGCCCGGCGTGCGCTACAAGATCCACCTCACCGGCGGCGCCATGGTCGAGGTCGAGAACCCCAGCCGCTGGCCCGATCCCACCACCATCGAGAGCATCGAAGAGCCCGTCATCATCGCTAAAATCCTCACCAACGAGGAGTACGTCGGCAACATCCTCAAGCTCGTCGAGGAAAAGCGCGGCAAGCAGCAGAACATGGAGTACGTCAGCGCCAACCGCGTCATGATCACCTACGAACTCCCGCTCAACGAAATCGTCCTCGACTTCTACGACCGGCTCAAGTCCGTATCCCGCGGCTACGCCTCACTCGACTACCACCTCAGCGGCATGTGGACCAGCCCCATGGTCAAGATGGACATCCTCGTCGGCGGCGAACCCGTCGACGCGCTCTCCGTCATCGTCCACCGCGACTTCGCCTACGAACGCGGCAAGGCTCTCGTCCACAAGATGAAGGAACTCATCCCGCGCCAGATGTTCGAGGTCGCCATCCAGGCCGCCATCGGAGCCAAAATCGTAGCCCGCGAAACCGTCAGCGCCATCCGCAAAGACGTCATCGCAAAATGCTACGGCGGCGACATCAGCCGAAAGAAGAAGCTCCTCAACAAGCAAAAAGAAGGCAAAAAGCGCATGAAGCGCATAGGCCAGGTAGACATCCCCCAGGAAGCCTTCCTGGCAGTCCTAAAAATCGGCGAGTAA